The Ananas comosus cultivar F153 linkage group 6, ASM154086v1, whole genome shotgun sequence genome segment caaacaaaaatatttttattgtgttTTCTTTCCGTATGTAACACACTTTCTTCATAATCCCAAATAAAGCTCAAATACATCATGGCCGAAGAGAATAACCTACTTattacaccaaaaaaaaaaaaaaaaaaaaaaaaaaaaaagaaaaaacctacTAATGCACGATTAGTAGATCATATGATAGATCTGCCCCCAGTGTTATTGTAGAGTACCTGCAGCAATAACGAAATTATTAAAAGGAAGCGACAAAAAGATAATCACGTCAAGAACCCACATTTGTAAACATCTAACTTGGCAATAACTTGTTGCAAAGTTTATTTGGGAGAACACTctttaaaagagagaaaagtgtTCAACTTGACACAAAAGAGTAGTCACTACTGAAGAAATCGAAAACTTGTCTACCACATAAATGTTTCTGCTGGCTCGGCAAATGACCCACAGTACTGCAATGCAATACGGGGATGAGGCCGGTGCGTTGCGCGTGTTTGTGAAAATGCATGGATCTTAACATTGTTGGTGACATTTTTAGttttctattatattatattatattgtattatattttttaattggaaaaacttcaaataccactgtggtttcatatttcttattttaatactctttggtttaaagtatatcaatgtAGTGACATGTGAttccatttttatctttttattattgatttttttaattttttttcgttaaatcaatgacaaaattaaaactaaaaggtactaaagtgaatattcgataaacttaagtggggtatttgagattttttatatataatttaaaaaaatattaataaaaaaattgacgaaaaaataaaaatgaaaccacatgatactaatttaatatactttaaactacaaaatactaaaataaaaaaatacgaaaccataggaatgatatttaaagtttaccctttttaattttattatgttttctgTTTTAAGTCCAAAACTTTACCCACCAAGCACGCATTAGAGGTGTATCGACTTTTGAAATTGTAGATTTTGTTTGAATGAGAACTCAAGTCTACAATTCAAGAGTGTAATCAAATTCAGTCAttaaagttcttttttttttcagaataaaataaatcacttcataaataaaatataatatgatatcCTATCAAAAAATGGATGTCAAATAGATCACCTTGCGAATAAAACATGATATCCtaacaaaaaaatgaatgtcAACACCTTTCAACCAGCAAAATCAAACTCCTTACTTTCAATTACATGACAAAATTCAAACACCAACTAATTATCCTGGGATAGTTTATTCCAACATCCTAACAAGTCCTAAGTAACTCTTTGGCCTGCTTTTACATCTAATTGAGTTTGACACACTGCCTTATGCTCCCTGTCCAGCTCTGTTAACACTCCGAATTCACTTCAAATTTCTGAGAAGTTAAGAATATATGAACTGATTGACCAAAAAATGCAATGGTGGAAAATGTCGTCGATATTGCTTAAAGTATCCATTGAGAGGCTTGGACTTCCATTGACATGTTCGACCCAAATCTGTCCACTCAGGGTACGATCACAATTTAGCAAGAACCTTGGAAGCTCGGTAAAATGTGTTGTGTTACTTAAGATCCAGAGAATTAGGTACTCCATTTAGCAAAGttctttttctcttatttgATATCAATAACAACACTAGAGATTGGATTTGGTTTGCTTTCCTGCTGAAATTTGTAGCTTGAATTTGATCCTAGCTTCAGTCTCAGGAGAAGTGAATTTGCCATCACGCCAACTGAACTAAAACCCATTAGAGCTCCAGCTATTGATGGTGTCAGTATCGTGCCAGTTACAGGGAGCAGTATTCCAGCAGCTATTGGAAGTCCAACCTGCGGAGAGTTCGAGACCCTTGTCAGCAATGTTTGTGTGGTGAAGTGTTAAAAAAGGAATCTACATTTTAGTGTAATTCATTGCAGTTACAGGGTCAGaataatttatcattttcttaCTATAGAACAaccgattatatatatatatatatagagagagagagagagagagagagagagagagagagagagagtgggctggtatgcttctgggaacacggagccctccgtgcttccaagttgttttcgatgttcagactttcgaatcgacgatcggctccattagagttgatctagagtatttgaagtatctagaaaataaatgttgtgatttttcgatatcatttgcctagtgatcgaaagggctcaaaatcaataattttaatggacgtggtgagccgtttgcatgtttaacggtgtagaaatatccaaatcacatgaaattttgatagaaaattttttataccatataaaacaagatcaataactttgatctaaaattttaatgtcatatcatcatattttataagatttttattttcagccgttgattttgagccacttcgatcactaggcaaataatatcgaaaaatcgcaaaatttattttctagatacttcaaatactctagatcaagtctaacggagNGAAATTTTGGGTTAAAAGGTGGAAAATTGTGGGTAGTAGGCGATCAAAATGGAGCTCGAAGCCCCGAATTGAGACTCCGCCGGTTAGGGTTTTAAATAGAAGGGAACAGCGACGTATGCGGCTGTGGGAGAGAGCGAGGGAGACGACACGAGAACGAGGAAATAGTTGCGTGGACCTGGTCTATAGACCTGGTCtatcaaattataataaaaattatattatattaagcTGGACTACCAATTGGAGCCGTCAACGGGCGAACAAGAGCTAgttggggtcggctcgtgtttaCTTCTTCGTTAAATGAGCTGAACAAGAGTTAGCTCACGAGTAGCAACTTAGATCGTCAGTCCTTCTACTAGTAGAGGTTacgagaaaattaaaaattaaaattttaatctaataattatatTCACGAAATATAGGTCTCTTTTTATTTGAATCGGCTTAAAATCTAAAtagtagaaatatatatatatatatatatatatatatatatatatatatatatatatatatatatatatatagaactaggctggaatgctatcaatagcaccaaactatttgtgctattagattttcagcccttggatgaagaaatgtatagctagaatgatgtgggcccccctagggttgagtaagttgttagttgaatagtataatctaacaggtaaaaatagTCGAAGGGTTAAATcaaacggtggaaaactcggtagcaccaagtgcttggtgatatcgatagtatcctagccggactctatatatatatatagagcagggctgctgtgctctcaggagcacggaggcctccgtgctcctgagccgttttcgatgatggagttttcgaatcgacgatcggctccgttaaacttgatctagcgtatttaaagtttctagaaaataatttttgcgatttttcgatatcatttacctagcaatcgaaaggattcaaaatcaataatttttaacggctgaaaataaaaatcctataaaaagtggtgatatagcactaaaattttcgatcataaatattgatcttgttgtagacagtataaagaattttgtatcaaaatttatctgatttgaatacttctacaccgttaaacttgaaaacggcagatatcaaccattaaaaattattaattttgaatcctttcgatcactaggtaaatgatatcgaaaaatcgcaaaaattattttctagagacttcaaataccctagatcaagtctaacggagccgatcgtcgatttggatgtcccatcatcgaaaacggctcaggagcacggagggctccgtgctcctgagagcacagcagccctgctctatatatatatatatatatatatatatatatatatatatatagaactatcaaCTTTCATACTCTCCCGAAGCTTGGTTAATGAAATATGGACTAAACAAATAATACTTTCAAGCTCATTAGATGGTTTTATGTTTAGCTCAAATAGCCAGTTCCGAATATCTAGATGCTCTTTTAGCATTTAGAACCACAGATGAAGTACCCGAAAGAGAAGAATGTTAGAGAGAAAGTGAACATACAATATTATATGCAAACGCCCACCAAAGATTTTGCTTCACAGTCTTCATGGTCTCTTTGCTCAACTCTAAAGCATCAACCAACTGCATTAAAGCATTGAGATTTGTCAGCATACAGTTACATGAAATAGAATAAAACAGTTGTTAGTGCAACTGTAAATTTTGACAGCACAAATTATCCTTCATGACAAAACAAAGGTCAATGTCACCACAAGATATAGCAAGATGAAAGACAAACCAAAACCATACGTGAAAAATACTGTAACAGAATTTAATGAAAAGTAGATGCATAACATTTATTACCTGTGATAATCTGTTTCCCATAAGCACCACTGAAGATACATCACTGGCTGCACCAACGCCTTCCCCCATAGCAATTCCAATATGTGATGAAGCTAATGCAGCAGCATCATTAATGCCATCACCAACCATTGCGACCACCTTTTGATCTTCTTGAAGTTTAGAAATGAATTTCTTCTTCTCATGTGGCTTGACTGCAGCAATAACCTACatgttttttcaaatttttacacTGCAGTGACATAATCAGTTTTGGATAGCACATATATCGGAATCTTGATTTGATATGCCGATGAACACACTGAACATTAATATGACTACTAAACAATAGCCAATAGGTGGCATTACAAATTGAAAGCAATAGCTGTAAGTTTTAAGAATTATCAACATGACAATTTTCTGTTAGTACTTGGCTTTGTGACTCCAAACagggaaataaataaaaatcaacaTATATAGAGCTTTCTTACCCTGTCTTTTTGGATACCAACCATAGCTGCTACATGCTCAGCAGTACTTTCTTTATCTCCAGATAACATGTATGTACTAATTCCTTTCTTTGATAATGTTTCAATCACTTGTTGGGCATCTTCCCTAAGTTTATCCTCAAAGTATATTAATCCAGATAATACGCCATCAATTCCCACATACACAACTGACTGATTATCAGCTTCGGCATTTGGAAATGGATTGTCAACAACACCATGCCTGCAGAAGAAGTATTTGCATCACAGCTGAGAAagcaaataattaaatttggatCAACATGCCAGTATAATTCTTAATATTATAGCACACCGACTGATGTCTGGATGTTATTATAGCACACTGACAGATGTCTGGATGTGTCAAATATTATAGATCACATAAATGACCTAAAGCTGATGGCATACAGtagaagaagataaagagaatgatgataaaaaatagCAAGATGTTGTTGTGAGCATCACAAAGGaataggaaaaagaaagaaaatattattccacaaaggtaagaaaaaaaaagggtgtaaATGGTGTACTTTCGAAGCCAGCTCAATGTGCCAACAGCAACCTCCTTCTGTTCAATGATTGCCACAGCACCAGACCCAGGTTCCTCCCTAAAGGTTCCATCTTTCACCTATCCCGAGATACatgataagaaaagaaaaactacaCAGAATAAATAAGATATCAATGTATGAATAAAGCATCATAAACATCGGTATAGTAGAAACCAAGAGCATATAATACAGGTGCGTTGTGAAGTAGCAATTCATGTGGTCCAGTGCTTGTATGGAAAGTCTCTCTGCTTTGGTCATGGCCAAAAGCAAAATGCAGTGCATACTATAACATAATATTTGTGTTTAGACCCAAAACTTGTCCAATCCTATAAGAGTTTCCAAAGGCATGAATGTATAAGTAAAACACGTGATCTGAAAAGTTCCTGGCTGAAAACATTTGTTTCTGCGGTAATTATTTCACATCATCAACAATATCCTATTCATAGTAACATTGTTATACAAGAGAGTAATTAGTCAAGTGTTTTTATTTCTCCCCCCCCCCNTTCAGAGAGGAGAGCGTGATCTGGCAAAATAACAGAAAAAATCAACAGAAAATGCTAGGTAAGGGTAAAACTTAACAAAATGTTTACAGCAAATGAAAAAAAGGTTTGTAGCAAGCatagagaggggaaaaaaaatgcaatttGGTGCTTTCAATTTGCTATGGAGATGCTGTATTGCTGACACAAAAATGACTCTTAGAAACATCTAGAAATTGTATGATAGCCAATATGTTTCCCAAGATAGCGTTGAATCGAGAATAAGTACTCATGCAGTGAACAAATTTGTTGGAGCATAGAGACCAATAAGATGCCCAACTTTTCAGTATTTTCAGGTtaatttataaagaaaataaagaaaaatcctACAAACTTGTTCAGGATCAAGTTGAAATACCTTCATATTGGCACTATTGGCCACACGAGCAGCTTCCACTATAGCTTTCCCAAGTGGGTGATTTGTATAAGATTCAACACCAGCAGCTAAAGCCAAAATATCAACTTCTGTCAATCTGTGATTCAAAGTATTCCTTCAGAAAAATATAGTTCTATCAAAAAAACAATCTTTGTGACAAAGTATTCTCCTAAAGCATATTAGCATCACAAaacagaaaaacaaagaaaaggtaACTACTCAGTGGAGATATAATCATGAATAATTTTGAAGTACGAAAACTTAAAGCCTCTCTACAACCTCAACTAATGTTAGTATGCCCCAACCGAGAGCACAAGACCTTAAACCACCAGTTGCTTGTGCCTTAGCACAGGGTGGCACTATCTATTCTCTCATTATCTTGTGTTTTtggtaattaaattaattttgtaaattgtaATAATCTCCAAAGTCCTTTTACTTGCTGACGGTAAAAGATTTAGGATAATATAGATTGAGCAAAGAACATTTCtgcaaaaaaattcaaacagatGGTTTATATATGCCAGTGGACTAATATGATGCTTAGCAATGtattctttttctgaaaaaattacCAATAAAATTTAGCAGCAAAATTGACAATAAACTCAtggatataaataaataaataaatgctaaTCGCTTAACTTTGAACTTTGATCACCCTCCGAATGAGAAACCATAACTTGGGTCACAACAGGCCTTCCAGTTGTTAAAGTCCCTGTTTTGTCAAACACAATGGTGTCGACTTCTGCAAGTTTCTCCAAGACGTTTCCACCACGTAAAAGCAGCCCTTTGGTTGCTCCTAGTGAAGTTCCAACCTGGCAAACAATGAAGGATAAAAAAGTCCAATCTTGAAGGAAGGTTTTGAGCAGGGAGGAGTTCCGTACCAGAACAGCAGTAGGTGTGGCCAGGCCGAGTGCACAAGGACATGCAACAACCTGCATTTGAACATACAAATATCAGATTTCTGATGGCAGGGGGAACGTTTGTAGCAAACTAATAAATATAACATCCCACCTCAACTAAAAGGTAGAAAGAAGGGATAGGAGGGGGCAGCCAGGTATggcttaaaacaaaaataacgTGGAAGCTGAAGGAATGTAAATAATCTTATCATATGCTAGTGTTGGAAGACCATGAGTTATTTATTGTAAAAACATTTTATTTAACCTATGCCTGAGCACTCTGCTGTCACAGCTTAAcaaacttaaaatatttttttgctttcatGTCAACCATTGTTTCCAACTACACAGCTTGTAAAGGCTTAAAAGGTCATATCTACTTCAGTACTTCTTCTATATTAAAGCAAGATGTACAGGTTAGTCTTAATAACTCTGTTGTAGTAGCTAATTATTCATAACTAGGAAACCAATCCTCCTTACTACCGGAGGAATTCTTCACCAATCCCCCTTACATAATCTACTAAGATACTTTGTCTACTCCTGTCTCCCATCACACAAGAAAGTAAAAGATAGATTGGTGGCAACATAATCTATGATTGACAGCGTAAATATATGTTTCTTAACAGTGTTTGTGTGTTACAGATACTTTGGAAAATGAAAAGGCATATCTAAGTAAAGATTAGAAGCCATAAAAGAGTGTGATTATCTTTCAGAATTGtatgcatataataataataatcatacgAGGACACTGCAGGAGAGCTGCAAAGCCAGAGACATTGAACTTCCTCGTTGTATAGCAGCTGGTACAAgttgtgaaccaaacaaattcCAAAACATAAAAGTGGCCGCAGAGAGTGCCATGACTCCATACGTAAAATGTCCAGCAACCTATAATGTTCCACAATACAATATACATCAGAGAAATGTATACTGACGCAATATGTAATTCTAAGAGTAATAAATGAGGGAAAAGCTTGCTTAAAGATCAATAAGGATGAATAATTAATAACGAATGTTGCATATCTTCTTTTAGTTGACAACTTAACCACCTATCCTCACTCATTTAACACGAATTTCTGAGCATTGTATTATTCAATATTTGTTGACCcgtaatatgtaaaatttatgtCAGATAAATGCCCTGCTTCAAGCAAGAGGGTTTTATCAGACCGAAAGAATCCCAAATGTCAATAGACGACATAATTCAAAACTTCAAACTTTATGCGGCTACTCAAATATAGAAAACAATAATTTGCAAGAAGAAAGGTGCATATTTTGTTAAAGGCCTTCATAATGAGAAACAATACAATTGTACAAGTTCTACCTTCAAAATTAAACCAAAATATTAGAAACTAAGGAACATTTTGTTCTTATTGTAATAaatcatttaaaattaaaatgttactCTATAGCTTTAGGTCTAAACTGAAGCACAATGAAGAGACGCTCAGACCTTGTCAGCTAGTCGCTGCACAGGCGCTTCCCTTGTTTGTGCTTCTTCTACTAAGCGAACTATGTCTGCCATTACGGTTTCACCACCAGGTCTTCTTACTTCAACTGTAAGCTTACCGTTTAAATTAATGCTTCCTGCTGTCACCTCAGCCTGGAGACAAAATAGATATCCTAGTTTAATTGAGGAATTAAGGTAGAGCAAAGAAGGCTATTGAAAATTGGTAACAAAGAAAAATGTAAGGATGAAGGAACAttataccccaggtagttttgTCACTGGCATAGCTTCCCCAGTTAAACTTGACTCATCAACTGTGCTTTTTCCAGCTTTGACAACTCCATCCGCTGGAACACGGTCCTAGGTGGTTCAAGATTGACTAAGGATATATTAATGAACTAAAAGAAGACTCACAGAATTTAATGTTTAAGCCAAATATCAATGAAAAGATAGTATTATACTACCATCTGAGCCATATAAACAAGGCCATGACCAGAATGCAAAATTAGGAGGGGCCGAGCAACATTAAGCTCTatgttcaaataaaatttcgagTTCTTAACACTCCCCCAGCCCACCCAACCCCCCAATCACACACGCACACAAACGCACAATGTAGCTCCGCCCATGGTAAATGCAAAATAAGTTGTCATTAATATAAATTGTTGATAACTAGCATGGTGGAAATAAGAAAGGATATCAAAACCTAAAGACAAGAAATCGGTGCTGGGCATGATTTGTATCTTGGGCCCATGATTGGTATCTTCAGAAGTAGAAAATAGCAAAACAAGTATATGAAAGGCAATCACTTACTCCTGGTAGCACAATGATACGGTCCCCAATAGCAAGGCTATTACAAGGAACCTCAACGAATGATGATGATTGATCAGGATCATTATCAACAACAAGGCGTGCTTTTTTTGGTAGAACATTAAGAAGCCCTGTCATGTCACTGGTTGCTTTTAGCTTTGCTCTTTGTTCAAGATTCTTTCCTAGCAGGACAAATGCTATTAACATTATTGGTTCCTCAAAAAATGTCTTCCATCCCTGCATTATTATCACATAATATTTACAGAAACTTTAGTACTATGGACAGGCCATTTACTTGATCACAACTAGAAAGGTAATAACCCATATTAAGACCATAATACACATCATTTATGGCAAATAGCAAAGGTGGAAATCCTACAAAATGAACTTAAATCCTTCAGCCAGGGAAGAATTGAGACGCACCAGCGATGGGACTAAGGCTGCAA includes the following:
- the LOC109711620 gene encoding copper-transporting ATPase PAA1, chloroplastic isoform X2 translates to MESPILPTIPLVALSKTLKLSSKPSLRLRRLPRSLPPAPARIPAGVARCFGSNPADSRWSRELFLLSFGGSVLWSSPKPSAPLSRGLASISGSLPASSGPPGGGGGGGGGGDGSGGGGRGARAVGVVAEEAASPGSDVIILDVGGMSCGGCAASVKRILESLPQVTSASVNLATETAVIWAASDAKDTDNWKQHLGEKLADHLTACGFKSNFRDSAKENLYSVFERKMDEKLKLLKESGRELAVSWALCAVCVLGHASHFFGANAPSFMHALHSTRFHFTLSVFTFIGPGRKLISDGLKSLFKGSPNMNTLVGLGALSSFAVSSVAALVPSLGWKTFFEEPIMLIAFVLLGKNLEQRAKLKATSDMTGLLNVLPKKARLVVDNDPDQSSSFVEVPCNSLAIGDRIIVLPGDRVPADGVVKAGKSTVDESSLTGEAMPVTKLPGAEVTAGSINLNGKLTVEVRRPGGETVMADIVRLVEEAQTREAPVQRLADKVAGHFTYGVMALSAATFMFWNLFGSQLVPAAIQRGSSMSLALQLSCSVLVVACPCALGLATPTAVLVGTSLGATKGLLLRGGNVLEKLAEVDTIVFDKTGTLTTGRPVVTQVMVSHSEGDQSSKLTEVDILALAAGVESYTNHPLGKAIVEAARVANSANMKVKDGTFREEPGSGAVAIIEQKEVAVGTLSWLRKHGVVDNPFPNAEADNQSVVYVGIDGVLSGLIYFEDKLREDAQQVIETLSKKGISTYMLSGDKESTAEHVAAMVGIQKDRVIAAVKPHEKKKFISKLQEDQKVVAMVGDGINDAAALASSHIGIAMGEGVGAASDVSSVVLMGNRLSQLVDALELSKETMKTVKQNLWWAFAYNIVGLPIAAGILLPVTGTILTPSIAGALMGFSSVGVMANSLLLRLKLGSNSSYKFQQESKPNPISSVVIDIK
- the LOC109711620 gene encoding copper-transporting ATPase PAA1, chloroplastic isoform X1, which encodes MESPILPTIPLVALSKTLKLSSKPSLRLRRLPRSLPPAPARIPAGVARCFGSNPADSRWSRELFLLSFGGSVLWSSPKPSAPLSRGLASISGSLPASSGPPGGGGGGGGGGDGSGGGGRGARAVGVVAEEAASPGSDVIILDVGGMSCGGCAASVKRILESLPQVTSASVNLATETAVIWAASDAKDTDNWKQHLGEKLADHLTACGFKSNFRDSAKENLYSVFERKMDEKLKLLKESGRELAVSWALCAVCVLGHASHFFGANAPSFMHALHSTRFHFTLSVFTFIGPGRKLISDGLKSLFKGSPNMNTLVGLGALSSFAVSSVAALVPSLGWKTFFEEPIMLIAFVLLGKNLEQRAKLKATSDMTGLLNVLPKKARLVVDNDPDQSSSFVEVPCNSLAIGDRIIVLPGDRVPADGVVKAGKSTVDESSLTGEAMPVTKLPGAEVTAGSINLNGKLTVEVRRPGGETVMADIVRLVEEAQTREAPVQRLADKVAGHFTYGVMALSAATFMFWNLFGSQLVPAAIQRGSSMSLALQLSCSVLVVACPCALGLATPTAVLVGTSLGATKGLLLRGGNVLEKLAEVDTIVFDKTGTLTTGRPVVTQVMVSHSEGDQSSKNTLNHRLTEVDILALAAGVESYTNHPLGKAIVEAARVANSANMKVKDGTFREEPGSGAVAIIEQKEVAVGTLSWLRKHGVVDNPFPNAEADNQSVVYVGIDGVLSGLIYFEDKLREDAQQVIETLSKKGISTYMLSGDKESTAEHVAAMVGIQKDRVIAAVKPHEKKKFISKLQEDQKVVAMVGDGINDAAALASSHIGIAMGEGVGAASDVSSVVLMGNRLSQLVDALELSKETMKTVKQNLWWAFAYNIVGLPIAAGILLPVTGTILTPSIAGALMGFSSVGVMANSLLLRLKLGSNSSYKFQQESKPNPISSVVIDIK
- the LOC109711620 gene encoding copper-transporting ATPase PAA1, chloroplastic isoform X3, which gives rise to MESPILPTIPLVALSKTLKLSSKPSLRLRRLPRSLPPAPARIPAGVARCFGSNPADSRWSRELFLLSFGGSVLWSSPKPSAPLSRGLASISGSLPASSGPPGGGGGGGGGGDGSGGGGRGARAVGVVAEEAASPGSDVIILDVGGMSCGGCAASVKRILESLPQVTSASVNLATETAVIWAASDAKDTDNWKQHLGEKLADHLTACGFKSNFRDSAKENLYSVFERKMDEKLKLLKESGRELAVSWALCAVCVLGHASHFFGGWKTFFEEPIMLIAFVLLGKNLEQRAKLKATSDMTGLLNVLPKKARLVVDNDPDQSSSFVEVPCNSLAIGDRIIVLPGDRVPADGVVKAGKSTVDESSLTGEAMPVTKLPGAEVTAGSINLNGKLTVEVRRPGGETVMADIVRLVEEAQTREAPVQRLADKVAGHFTYGVMALSAATFMFWNLFGSQLVPAAIQRGSSMSLALQLSCSVLVVACPCALGLATPTAVLVGTSLGATKGLLLRGGNVLEKLAEVDTIVFDKTGTLTTGRPVVTQVMVSHSEGDQSSKNTLNHRLTEVDILALAAGVESYTNHPLGKAIVEAARVANSANMKVKDGTFREEPGSGAVAIIEQKEVAVGTLSWLRKHGVVDNPFPNAEADNQSVVYVGIDGVLSGLIYFEDKLREDAQQVIETLSKKGISTYMLSGDKESTAEHVAAMVGIQKDRVIAAVKPHEKKKFISKLQEDQKVVAMVGDGINDAAALASSHIGIAMGEGVGAASDVSSVVLMGNRLSQLVDALELSKETMKTVKQNLWWAFAYNIVGLPIAAGILLPVTGTILTPSIAGALMGFSSVGVMANSLLLRLKLGSNSSYKFQQESKPNPISSVVIDIK
- the LOC109711620 gene encoding copper-transporting ATPase PAA1, chloroplastic isoform X4 codes for the protein MESPILPTIPLVALSKTLKLSSKPSLRLRRLPRSLPPAPARIPAGVARCFGSNPADSRWSRELFLLSFGGSVLWSSPKPSAPLSRGLASISGSLPASSGPPGGGGGGGGGGDGSGGGGRGARAVGVVAEEAASPGSDVIILDVGGMSCGGCAASVKRILESLPQVTSASVNLATETAVIWAASDAKDTDNWKQHLGEKLADHLTACGFKSNFRDSAKENLYSVFERKMDEKLKLLKESGRELAVSWALCAVCVLGHASHFFGANAPSFMHALHSTRFHFTLSVFTFIGPGRKLISDGLKSLFKGSPNMNTLVGLGALSSFAVSSVAALVPSLGWKTFFEEPIMLIAFVLLGKNLEQRAKLKATSDMTGLLNVLPKKARLVVDNDPDQSSSFVEVPCNSLAIGDRIIVLPGDRVPADGVVKAGKSTVDESSLTGEAMPVTKLPGAEVTAGSINLNGKLTVEVRRPGGETVMADIVRLVEEAQTREAPVQRLADKVAGHFTYGVMALSAATFMFWNLFGSQLVPAAIQRGSSMSLALQLSCSVLVVACPCALGLATPTAVLVGTSLGATKGLLLRGGNVLEKLAEVDTIVFDKTGTLTTGRPVVTQVMVSHSEGDQSSKNTLNHRLTEVDILALAAGVESYTNHPLGKAIVEAARVANSANMKVKDGTFREEPGSGAVAIIEQKEVAVGTLSWLRKHGVVDNPFPNAEADNQSVVYVGIDGVLSGLIYFEDKLREDAQQVIETLSKKGISTYMLSGDKESTAEHVAAMVGIQKDRCKNLKKHVGYCCSQAT